One window of the Carnobacterium maltaromaticum DSM 20342 genome contains the following:
- a CDS encoding MBL fold hydrolase gives MIKKALIYISISVMAVFLVACGTTSKMDKSSKNEKNQTESKQKKKEEKQTNYQKITGENVTYYVMNPDPVFGSTAVLIEKDGKGLLVDTQFSKDDADKTIQLIKSKKIDLETIYVSYSDPDYYFGTAFIQEAFPTAKVVATEGTIDRIKSTYENKLTVWADTLKDKAPKEVIIPEAIDNKVALGNEKFQITGTDKPVLYNATDQLILGGIPVSTDGHLFMADTKTVESQENWINDLTGLEELQAKTVIPGHFGQGNKFTADNITFTKDYIQKFIEVEQSSQTSAEIMQKMKAAYPDLAEGSLEMSAKVVTGEQAWD, from the coding sequence TATTTATATAAGTATTTCTGTGATGGCAGTTTTTTTAGTTGCATGTGGAACGACATCAAAAATGGATAAATCTAGTAAGAATGAAAAAAATCAAACAGAAAGCAAGCAAAAGAAAAAAGAGGAAAAACAAACGAATTATCAAAAAATTACAGGTGAAAATGTCACCTATTATGTGATGAATCCAGATCCCGTTTTTGGATCAACAGCTGTGTTGATTGAAAAGGATGGCAAAGGTTTACTAGTTGATACTCAGTTTTCTAAAGATGATGCAGATAAAACGATTCAATTAATTAAGTCGAAAAAAATTGATTTAGAAACCATTTATGTATCTTATAGCGATCCTGATTATTATTTTGGAACAGCTTTTATTCAAGAGGCTTTTCCAACTGCAAAAGTTGTAGCAACTGAAGGGACAATTGACCGCATTAAGAGTACGTATGAAAATAAATTAACAGTCTGGGCAGATACATTAAAAGATAAAGCGCCTAAAGAGGTGATTATTCCAGAAGCCATTGATAACAAGGTAGCATTAGGAAATGAAAAATTTCAAATTACTGGGACAGATAAACCAGTGCTTTATAATGCAACAGATCAGTTAATTTTGGGCGGTATTCCAGTTTCAACAGATGGGCATTTATTTATGGCTGATACTAAAACGGTTGAGAGCCAAGAAAATTGGATTAATGATCTAACTGGTTTGGAAGAATTGCAAGCTAAAACAGTTATCCCAGGTCATTTTGGTCAAGGGAATAAATTTACTGCTGATAATATTACATTTACTAAAGACTATATCCAAAAATTTATTGAAGTTGAACAATCAAGTCAAACAAGCGCAGAAATTATGCAAAAAATGAAAGCAGCTTATCCTGATTTAGCTGAAGGTTCTTTGGAAATGAGCGCAAAAGTAGTAACTGGAGAGCAGGCTTGGGATTAA
- a CDS encoding DoxX family protein, with the protein MGENKNKVSISLLLIRIMLGIAMALHGIQKFMNLSDTTDFFVSLGLPSFMPIIIALIEVVGGIFMIIGLLVPLVSLGFIAILGTAIFMLKSTSGFVNGYELELLLIVMSIASGYAHLNKKIIQFMPPSA; encoded by the coding sequence ATGGGAGAAAATAAAAATAAAGTAAGTATTAGTCTATTGTTGATTAGAATTATGTTAGGAATTGCGATGGCATTACATGGAATTCAAAAATTTATGAATTTATCAGACACAACAGATTTCTTTGTAAGCTTAGGCTTGCCAAGTTTTATGCCGATAATTATTGCCTTAATTGAAGTTGTCGGTGGTATTTTTATGATTATTGGTTTGTTGGTTCCGTTAGTTTCATTAGGTTTCATTGCAATATTGGGAACAGCTATCTTTATGTTGAAATCAACAAGTGGTTTTGTTAATGGGTATGAATTAGAGCTTTTATTGATTGTTATGAGCATTGCAAGTGGATATGCACATCTGAATAAAAAAATCATTCAATTTATGCCTCCTAGTGCATAA
- a CDS encoding YebC/PmpR family DNA-binding transcriptional regulator: protein MGRKWANIKDKKASKDTNTSRIYAKFGIEIYVAAKQGDPDPHTNQKLRFVIERAKTYNVPKHIIDRAIEKAKGNDEDNYSELRYEGFGPNGSMIIVDALTNNVNRTASDVRAAYGKNGGNMGVSGAVAYMFDNTAVFGVEGKDADELLEILMEADLDVRDILEEDGQAIIYAEPADFHAVQEALKASGIEEFTVAETEMLPQNEVTLEGDDLVNFEKLIDALEDLDDVQKVYHNVDLGE from the coding sequence ATGGGTCGTAAATGGGCAAATATTAAAGACAAAAAAGCATCAAAAGATACGAATACCAGTCGTATCTATGCAAAATTCGGTATTGAAATCTATGTAGCTGCAAAGCAAGGTGATCCTGATCCTCATACTAATCAAAAATTACGATTCGTCATTGAGCGAGCAAAAACCTATAATGTACCTAAACATATTATTGATCGGGCAATTGAAAAAGCCAAAGGAAATGATGAAGACAATTATTCTGAGCTACGCTACGAAGGCTTTGGACCAAATGGTTCTATGATTATTGTGGATGCACTAACAAATAATGTCAATCGTACTGCCTCAGATGTCCGTGCTGCTTATGGTAAAAATGGCGGAAACATGGGTGTTAGTGGGGCTGTTGCTTACATGTTCGACAACACAGCTGTTTTTGGTGTCGAAGGAAAAGATGCAGATGAGCTATTAGAAATTCTAATGGAAGCAGATCTTGACGTACGAGATATTTTAGAAGAAGATGGTCAAGCGATTATTTATGCTGAGCCAGCTGATTTCCACGCCGTTCAAGAAGCACTAAAAGCGAGTGGCATTGAAGAATTCACAGTTGCTGAAACAGAAATGTTGCCACAAAACGAAGTCACTCTTGAAGGTGATGATTTAGTCAATTTCGAGAAATTAATTGATGCTTTAGAGGATTTAGATGACGTTCAAAAAGTTTATCACAACGTTGATTTAGGCGAATAA
- a CDS encoding TetR/AcrR family transcriptional regulator → MKDSFITKKAISDALIELCHYKRFDKISIADITDKCRLNRQTLYYHFSDKYDLLEWTYQVGAFSYLAEGVTLENWEEHVLKMLIEIKEKADFYQNTVSSDSEILSACFSKVTSTLFMELFERLDLENHVSQADRCFYARFFSYGCCGVLVDWIKVGMKETPETIATQFVRLANDTELLAYQRLHEG, encoded by the coding sequence ATGAAGGATTCATTCATTACTAAAAAAGCTATTTCTGATGCGTTAATCGAACTGTGCCATTATAAGCGTTTTGATAAAATTAGTATTGCGGATATTACAGATAAATGTAGATTAAATCGTCAAACACTCTATTATCATTTTTCAGATAAGTATGATTTGTTGGAGTGGACGTATCAAGTAGGTGCTTTTAGCTATTTAGCTGAAGGAGTAACACTGGAAAATTGGGAAGAACATGTTTTAAAAATGTTGATTGAAATCAAAGAGAAAGCTGATTTTTATCAAAATACAGTTAGCAGTGATTCTGAAATTTTATCAGCTTGTTTTTCTAAAGTGACAAGTACACTCTTTATGGAATTATTTGAGCGTTTAGATTTGGAGAATCACGTCAGTCAGGCAGATAGGTGTTTTTATGCCCGCTTCTTTTCTTATGGGTGTTGCGGTGTTTTAGTTGATTGGATTAAAGTTGGGATGAAAGAAACTCCTGAAACGATTGCGACTCAATTCGTTCGTTTAGCCAATGATACTGAACTGTTAGCCTATCAACGGTTACATGAAGGTTAA